The genomic DNA taaatcatttttatatattattaaattttttttttcttccaaatttggAATCCCAAAAAGGCAGAAACCATTTGTAGTAAATTTTACAAatgatattgaaattttttcattttttttatttttccttgcatATGCTACTTAATCCCATCCGACAGGAAATTTCATacccaaaacaaagaaagaaaaaaaggtcaCTCCCACATCAAGGCAGAAGAAGTGCATTAAACGAGTCCCTATTCGTAGGCCAAGACAGGCACTTCAAGAAAACGTGTGAGCAAATGCAATATTGTCCCCATGCGCTGTTCAGATGCGTCATAAGCTTATAGAAGCATATGAGGTTAGCACTGCACTCACAAGTCTTAATCCCAACATGTGGGCACTCGTGTTGAATCAGTTGAGGTGCCGTCCAATGAGGGATGTTTGGTTTGGGCTACAGAACACTAATATCCATAGCAAACTCTGTCCCCTGGCTGGTTTAGTGGTGGCAGTACTTTTATTTCTTCCCACTTCCCACCCCCCACCTTCATCTGGATTCATGGTGGCTTGCTTTCTGAGTTCCTAGTTTCCACTTTCCACCTTCATTTGGGCTTTTGCTGGCTTGCTTCCTGAGCCAaagcttttcaaaattttcatgatgGTGTGCAAAAATGCAGAGAATGTGTGTAGTGCATGACAAGTACAAGATTTAAATCATTAACGTATGGCAGTCTCACAAATGGTTATTGATTCCAAAAACTAATCATTTTCAGATGGAGAAGGAACAGTTAATCCATTAGCATATGAGAAAACCCCACTATTTCATAACCCATGTCGGTCGTATAGTTGTCTTGCAGaattttgtttatgattttttcaaaaacccgGTTAAAGATTTAGTTCACTTTTTGTTAAGGTAAAACACTAATTTagagggtgtttggtacgtcacaataaagaataaaaatgaatattttgttttcattcctatttcttagtgaatagaaataaatttgatgatttctttTATAGTATTTGGATGAACTAGAAATGTAAGAtttgaatgattatttgttttcattccaatgtttgataataatataaatgaaaatgaaaaaataaataaatttataataatatcatttaatataatttaaaataattttttattttttaaaaataaaatttgagggtttttttgttattaaataataagactaaaaatatatatatactcaataaataaaaaattaaccataaaaaaacatataaccttaatgtacaaatattcaattattatttttattaaaaatttgaataatttgtcatgcttaagtagttataaaattatatttgaccaaaaaaaatatttattataatatttaaattctcaaaactaacaaatgtttttcctatatctaaaagaggaaataaaagaatttaaatttcattctaattttcaacaagtatcatatccgataaaatccataaccttaaaaaattttaaatattcatttttttttaataaaaaaaatcatggtctttttttttctaaatgttgTGGAAGGTTTGATTAATTCAGTTTGGGAGAATCACTTGTTGTATAGAAGTGAATGATGAATGAGTCTCTAACTTTATAAAAAAGATAAGCATCAGGCTTAAGAATGatataagagggtaaaatagtaaatttaagttattttatattatcaaatgagtttaatgaatcagaatatcACCTACTTTTGATGAATTCAAATCCGACTTATAAGTGGATTTGATTTCTCtctgaataatttttttatttcatttataccttcttaacatttatccaaatataggaataaaagaaaaaaaatgaatgagatttttattcCTACTATCCATTCCCGtataccaaacacccccttaagGGGAAATAACCTttcaatacaataaaaaaattattaacatgtCAATCCTCTAAGCCTCATCATCCTCATACTTCcacatttttgttgttttttcatatgttggctttataaaaaattttaaatttcaaatgtttcccacaatttcaaattttcatatttattgattttaattatttatgaatattttaaatataaaataataagtcaTTAATGAAagcaaatttaatataaaaataaatacatgaaaaCACATTTAGAGATTTAGAACATAAGATTTTCTATATTCTaatacataagttttttattttataaatcttattatattatcatattattttattgtttgtgttttttaatattttaaaattttcatgtgaaaatctGAATTAatgattatgtttttaattttttaattgtagaTCTAACTTTAATGggatttaaacttttttattggttaaaatgtttaatatttttaattaaaaaggataaaaacttGGATATAGTTTTAACTTATAACATTTTGCtttgttaaaatttaaagttgtttatttatataaaataaaaacaaaaacatatttaatcatttatattattttttcttaattttgttaaaaattaaaaattttgcatattgAGGTTGCCCATCCATGGATATAACCATTAAAAATGAGAATACCACAAttttctgaagaaaaaaaaatgtacaactcttttatgaaaaaagtaacactaaaatatattaatagtaCCACCGTGATGTGAATGAAATACCactcttctttgattttcaaaaaaaaaatgtatcactcttttatgaaaaaagtaatGTATTAAAAGTATCATTGTAATGAAAATGATACATCATTCTTCTTTGGTTTATGGTAAAATAtgtagaaaatttaattttaataaaattaatataaatgattaaatataaattctttatgagaaatatttttattttttattttatataataataaattaaaaatttaacaaatcaAAATGGTGGAACCACAACTAAGTTTTTATCTCctctaattaaaaatattaaacattttacttaagaaaaaagtcaaaaataCCATGAATTTACATAACTATaagtaaaaaagttaaatttatttttatattaaattttttctcattaacgatttattatatgttattattattattattttatatttaacatattcataaataattaaaatcaaaagatgaAAGGGTGAAATGAAATCCAAAATATATTATAAGAATGTATAACTAGCATATTATAAAAGATTcaaaaggtaaaatgaaaaaaaaggaaaaaaattaatattacttgTTGATAGAGACATGTTAAGCTTAAAAACATTGATAagtatgattgaaaaaaaaatgatgtgaCGGGGTTGATTGCCACatgtcaatttaaaaaaaaaataattattataagagGAAATAGGTATTGTAGTTAAcgaatggaagaaagaaaaggtaaagaataattttaaattttgtttatgttaCTGTTGGAGtgcatatttacaaaattactttgtaaaagttcttaaaaaaatctatatttttttgttgacaAGCTTTACatgattttcccttttttaaatCCTTACCATTTTTTacctaatattatttttgatttattatttttcattattgaaATTTTCGTTTACTTGAATTACTTTTCCATTAATTGCCtcctaaattaatattttttaaacagaGATAATATGGTGAGTTATAGTTTAAGAACGTGATTGATAGTAATTTTAcgaacacttaaaattttttattttttaaataataaaaatattataaacacttttcataattattatgaaacatattttaaaatactaaaaatagcATAGTAAGCTATCATTACCGCATCCAAATGGGGGCAGTGAGATGGCCCTTTTTGGGATACCATAAATGCCCATTTTCAGGCCGCCATTGCTGACTTTGACCATCAGAAAGAGGCGTACCGATGATCCCAAGTGGTCTGCTATTGCATGTAATGGAAGTAGATTGCCATTCAATTCATGGAAGCAGCACGACCAACATGCAAATTTGATttactaaaattaattattcaGCCATTTAGGGATGTTACTCTGTTTGGCTGCTAAGAAAATGGACTAAACTAAACagaatataatattttgagtCTTTTGTTCCATATGGTTGTACTAAACACGGACCAGGCAGCGAAAAATCAATAACAATATCCATGGTGCGTTGGAAAATGTTTACACGGACaaaattttatctattttcaCAAATAGATGGGCTTGGATGTCAAGGGCATCAATCAGTGGACAACATTTGCGAATTGGTACAAAGACTCCAAACACATGCCCGCCGTTCGAATCCAATCCGCCCAAAAAGGCAACATGTAATAAAACCCGCTTCAGTGtaccaaaagaaaattaacgGTTGGCCAAGGATGAGAGACCTCGTCCTCCTTGGCTCCTCCATAGTCCTTCCTCCAGACCCCATACCTCCTCACCACCGCACCAAGCCGAAACCAAAACCCAAGCCCAAACCCTCACTCCTCACCTCCACTTCCGCCAGGCTCTCTCCACCCATCTCTAGCCTCCGTTCTCGGCACCCTCTCCTCTCCAACCTCCGATGGGACCTCAACAACTACTCTGACCTCGCCACCAAGCTTGTCCAAGACGGCCGGTTCGACGACTTCTCTACGATGGCCGAGACCTTAATTCTCTCGGGCGTCGAGCTGTCGCAGCTGGTAGAGCTTGTATCGGCCGGAATTTCCGGGCTTCTTCGGGAAGGGAGGGTTTATTGTGTTGTTGAAGTTTTGAGGAAGGTTGACAAGCTAGGGATTTGCCCATTGGAGTTGTTTGATGGATCCACTCTAGAACTTCTTTCAAAAGAATGTCGCCGCATTCTCAATTGCGGCCAAGTGGAGGAAGTGGTCGAGTTGATAGAGATTCTTGACGGTGAGTTTCTTGACTTTTTtgctctatttttatttctgaTTGAATTTGGTAAATTTCTGTATGAATTGATGGTGTAGAAAAgttataataattcaaattgcTTCATTTCTGATTGAATTTTGTAAATTGCTGTATGGATTGATGGTGTAGAGAAGTCATAATAATTCAAATTGCTTCATTTCTGattgaattttgtaaatttctGTATGGATTGATGGTGTAGAGAAgttataataattcaaattgcTTCTGTCATTGGTTCAGTTCAGGGAATTGAGCTGGGAGTGTGTTAGTTTATCGTCTGAATTGATCTTGCGTTTGTGTGAGGATAGTGGTTTCCCATGTGCTtcagtttttaattatttatttatttttaagttttgttttctGTCTAGTTCAAGttattttattctaaagaaataaaaggcGCAGTGAGAAAGAACAAGTATTCAAACTTAAGGTCTCATAGTGTATTTTTCGCTCTCACattatataattcaatataTTGCCCCAACCGAAAGAGAAAACGTTTAATTTACCTTTACCATTAAGGCATGTTTTTTCACAATGGAGATGGTTTGCATGAGATGACAGATTTTATATTGTTTCAGGTTTTCATTTCCCAGTGAAAAAACTATTGGAACCTCTTGACATCATTAAGATCTGTGTCAACAAAAGAAACCCAAATTTGGCTGTAAGGTACAGTGTATTGTTTAATTAAGAGTTGGTTTCTGCCTTTCTGGAGGGTTATTTAATTTGTAATCGGATATCCAACTATACAAATTCTACTTTCTCCCTTCTAGGCTATGCATGACCATACATTCTATTAAACCAGCAGCACTCATGGCTCTTTCCAGAACTTCATTCCATGTTCTTTTTGGCTTTCTAATGCTCTTTATGGCATCTTGGAGTTGAACTATATTATTGACATAATTTTAGTCTTCATTACACCATCCGTTTGACAATGGGCGATCTctctcatttaatttgtgtACTAAATGCCACATGTTCAATTAGATCACAAGATTACTTTTTTTATCATCGAATGTGTTGCTTCTTTCTCCTTCTTCCAGTCATTAATCATTAGTTAAAACTCACTTATTTTCTGTCTGTTAACCGCTGGTTAATGCAATATCAATCATATTTACAGGTATGCATGCATTCATCCTCATGCACATATCCTATTCTGTACCATAATTCATGAATTCGGAAAGAAAAGGGACTTGGGATCTGCTTTGACAGCATTTGAAGCATCCAAGCAGAAGTTGATTGGTCCTAATATGTATTGCTATCGCACAATGATTGATGTTTGTGGTCTTTGCAGCCACTACCAAAAATCTAGGTACATTTATGAGGTACTTGAATTGACTGCCTCATAAGATCTTTATATTGTGAATGCTTCATTTGTTAGGGTCTTTTTACTCATATAATCGTAATCTTTTTTACTGCATATTTTTCTCCAGTGTTTTTTTGGGATTTGGTTCATACATAACCATTAAATGCTATAATGAATCTTATTATGTCAAGGGTAGCCACTGATTAGTTAATTTTAACCATTTGTAGGATTCTAATATAAATtgctcattttaattaaataattgctcatttttaattattatttaattaaacaataaaatttagttgttttatttaaaatattttcaaaatgaggGAGAATTAATGTGCTTCATAATGACCATATAAATGTTTTGACGGTAAATAACGGCCCTTAGTGAAAGATGGGCCTAACATTATTCAGGTTGCAAGGGTGATCTGGTACTGAAATTGGAAAAATGGCCACTTGAATGTTGTTTTGATCGGAAGCTAAGGCATGCATCTCTTCTATAAGATGTTCAATTAGAACATTTGAACTATTCAATCTTGAGGAGAGTGTGAACTTTAGTTTCTTGGGAAGATCAAAATTGTGGTGACCTAAATTGCATTCTAACCTGCTGGTGGAAGTTTTTtacttgtattttttatttttctttactactgtatatattaaattgataaattctAAATTCTCAATACACAAAATGTGTAATTTTGtgttattttgcaaaataattagTTGTTCTATGCTTCCTTTGCTTAGGTTCGTTTCTTACAGTTTTTCCTGCTACAGGAGTTACTTGCTCAGAAGATCACCccaaatatttatgttttcaacAGTCTCATGAATGTGAATGTCCATGATTTGAGTTACACATTCAATGTCTACAAGAATATGCAagtaactctctctctctctctctctctctctctctcacccacTCACTAACTATACACATATGTTTAGCTCCTTTATATTTCTAGTACAGAGTAGCTATTCTTGAATCTGATTCAAAAACTGCTGGTTGGATTTATTATCATGAAGCTGTTGTCAAAAATGCACTTTTTTGCCATTTGCTTGATAATTGATGACAACGATGAAACTCTTAGTGTTAATTGTATAACAGTGTAAATGTTTTGTACGCTGTATTTTTGtgcctttttcctttctttcttcttttttacagttaatttaataaattgttttgcTAGTTGAATTGGTTTGTTGTACATGTCATGGGGGTTGCAGTGTTTTTCCCAATTAAAATCTGCTGTAGAAACTTTAGAGCGGATGTATGAATCATTTTCTTCACTATTGTCCAACAATTAATTGATAAATCTTGTGCTAAAAATTTTTCGAAGTACATTGACAGTATTGCAGTGTGTATTATTATTAAGAACATGGTAGTCTTAACCCGTTCCTTTCATATAAGCAGAATCTAGGTGTCGCAGCAGATATGGCTTCTTATAATATCCTTTTGAAGGCATGCTGTGTTGCTGGAAGAGTTGATTTGGCACAAGAAATTTATAAAGAGGTTCAAAATTTGGAATCAAATGGAATGCTGAAATTGGATGTTTTTACATACAGCACAATTATTAAGGTAAATTTTCATTGTAGCATGTGAAGATTAATTTTGATACCTCATTCATCTGTTCATTACCACTTTCTCTGGCATAGCTTTCACATCCTTTTTTCTGGTGGAAGCGGACACCCATCCAGTGAGATTCTCTTGCATGGTATCTTCATAACGTCTGCATCAATTTTCCAGGTCTTTGCAGATGCTAAATTGTGGCAAATGGCActgaaaatcaaagaagataTGTTATCAGCTGGTGTCATTCCCAATACGGTTACATGGTCAGCATTGATCAGTTCATGTGCCAATGCAGGTATCACAGAACAGGCCATTCAATTATTTGAAGAGATGCTTCTGGCTGGTTGTGAACCTAATTCACAGTGTTACAACATCCTTCTGCATGCCTGTGTTGAGGCTTGCCAGTATGACAGGGCTTTTCGTCTTTTCCAGTCCTGGAAAGATAGTAGATTCCAGGAGATTTCTGGTGGTACTGGAAATGGCAATACAGTTGGTGTGGAGCTTAAACATCAGAATTGTATTACTAGTATGCCAAACTGCTTATCTAATTCACATCATTTGAGCTTTTCTAAGAGCTTTCCCTTTACCCCTACAACCACaacatataatattttgatGAAGGCCTGCGGGACTGATTACTACAGGGCAAAAGCTTTAATGGATGAGATGAAGACCGCAGGTCTTTCTCCTAACCATATAAGTTGGTCAATTTTGATGGACATTTGTGGAGGCACGGGCAATATAGTGGGTGCTGTGAGGGTAAGATACACTAAAATCTTCAGTCATTTCTAGTAATGATAGTTGATATCAGAGATAATGCAAAAGCAGTTAAAATGCTATTTTCATAGCATCACAGCAGAGTTTTAACTGTAGAAACTATATTTTCATGTATCATGATTGGCATATCTCACTAGAAAcacattaattatatttgaaattgcaATGTTAGTACTACTTTGCATGCTTTGACCTCTTCCTGCATTTCTGATTCCCTTCGTACAGCATATGTGATAAGATTAACCTGGAACTAGTGTTAGTAGCATGAGAAACAATTGGAGGATAGATCAGGGCATTCCATTCACAATATGCTTGGACCAAGGGTGAAAATTAACCCAAATTTGGTAGTGGTTGTGGATGAAGATTCTCAACATATTCAGGAAGAGGTCCCACAGTGTATGCTGTTTACTGATGAAATGGCTCTAGTTTACAAGATCAAAAAAAGGGTTAAATGTTAAATTTAGAATATGGAGAAATGTATTAGCTCCAGAAGGATTAGAATATGTAGGACTTGGATGATCAAATGGTCATTTTAGTAAAAGTTCAACTCAGAACTGAGCGCATTATGAATATTGTTGTCTGGGAGGTACTTGAGAgcaatcattttcattttcactaGGTCACCCACAAGGAGAGCCAAAGAAAGTAGGTTCCCTTCTTGTAAAGAAACAAACACCAACTATCAAACAAGGGACAAATTGAGAGGTGTATTAGTGCAACATCCTTGTACCCCTCGTAGTCAGGCTGCTTTCAAATTGAGAAGAAGTGAagatttttttggcttttccCTATTTTCCACTCCATCTTTACTGTACTACTGTCTTTCCATGGTTTAACttctaacattttattttctctggAAAGTATAATTATGATTTGCTGCACTTGATAGCCCCTGAATTTAGATAGGCTAGAGTACTTGTTATTCATTTCATGGCTCTACCTTTTACCTCCTTGTAACTGTGCAGATTTTGAAAACTATGCGTGAGGCAGGAATTAAACCAGATGTTGTTGCATATACAACAGCTATCAAGGTTCAAAGCTTTCTCATTACACTGCATTTGATTGATTTATAATCAATGTTTTCAACCAGTGCAAGCTCCATGAGAAGCTAAATTACATAGATCTCTAACTAATTTGACCCAGGTGCTGATGCATTTTGCCTTTGGTTGCAGTACTGCGTGGAGAGTAAAAATTTGAAGATAGCGTTCTCATTATTTGCAGAAATGAAACGATATCAGATACAACCAAATTTGGTAAGTGGCAGAAGTGAATATCTGTGATTTCATTCCCACATCTTGTTTCATTGTAACAATAAGACAAGTTGAGTTGTGCATTAAGTATGACTTCAAAGATATCATGTCATAAATCAATTGGGTCCTAGGCCAATTTAACTTGCATATGGATGAGGCTGCTCTGAGTTGTGTCCACAGAAACCAACATGTAAGTTGTTATTTCAGGTGACCTATAATACACTTTTAAGAGCTCGAAGTAGATATGGTTCCTTACATGAAGTACAACAGTGCCTGGCTATATATCAGCATATGCGGAAAGCAGGGTATGTTGAATTTGtacaaatttttttccattttacttATCATTGCCAAATGAGCAGTACTTTTGTGGCATTCAAAGT from Vitis riparia cultivar Riparia Gloire de Montpellier isolate 1030 chromosome 8, EGFV_Vit.rip_1.0, whole genome shotgun sequence includes the following:
- the LOC117920150 gene encoding pentatricopeptide repeat-containing protein At5g02830, chloroplastic, coding for MRDLVLLGSSIVLPPDPIPPHHRTKPKPKPKPKPSLLTSTSARLSPPISSLRSRHPLLSNLRWDLNNYSDLATKLVQDGRFDDFSTMAETLILSGVELSQLVELVSAGISGLLREGRVYCVVEVLRKVDKLGICPLELFDGSTLELLSKECRRILNCGQVEEVVELIEILDGFHFPVKKLLEPLDIIKICVNKRNPNLAVRYACIHPHAHILFCTIIHEFGKKRDLGSALTAFEASKQKLIGPNMYCYRTMIDVCGLCSHYQKSRYIYEELLAQKITPNIYVFNSLMNVNVHDLSYTFNVYKNMQNLGVAADMASYNILLKACCVAGRVDLAQEIYKEVQNLESNGMLKLDVFTYSTIIKVFADAKLWQMALKIKEDMLSAGVIPNTVTWSALISSCANAGITEQAIQLFEEMLLAGCEPNSQCYNILLHACVEACQYDRAFRLFQSWKDSRFQEISGGTGNGNTVGVELKHQNCITSMPNCLSNSHHLSFSKSFPFTPTTTTYNILMKACGTDYYRAKALMDEMKTAGLSPNHISWSILMDICGGTGNIVGAVRILKTMREAGIKPDVVAYTTAIKYCVESKNLKIAFSLFAEMKRYQIQPNLVTYNTLLRARSRYGSLHEVQQCLAIYQHMRKAGYKSNDYYLKELIEEWCEGVIQDNNLNQSKFSSVNRADWGRPQSLLLEKVAAHLQKSVAESLAIDLQGLTQVEARIVVLAVLRMIKENYILGHPIKDDILIILGIKKVDANLVEHESQVKGAIIKLLQDELGLEVAFAGPKIALDKRINLGGPPGSDPDWQEALGRNRLPTELESSTRRPAVLQRFKVTRKSLDHWLQRRVGATRG